A section of the Rhodospirillales bacterium genome encodes:
- a CDS encoding aminoacyl-tRNA hydrolase produces the protein MFKKLRAALGSEPSRSTKQGGASLLWLIVGLGNPGREYADNRHNIGFMVADRLARDYEFAPWRAKFSAELAEGEIMGNRALLLKPQTYMNCSGQAVAQTARFYKIPASRIVVLHDELDLPLGRVRTKTGGGAAGHNGLKSIDADFGDKNYHRVRIGIGHPGEKARVSGHVLSDFSAAERHGVDLLVAGVARHFDLLLAGRENDFMTKISEETKGA, from the coding sequence ATGTTTAAAAAATTGCGCGCCGCCCTGGGGAGTGAACCATCCCGCTCCACAAAACAGGGCGGCGCATCGCTTTTATGGCTGATCGTGGGGTTGGGCAATCCGGGTCGCGAATATGCCGACAACCGCCACAATATCGGATTCATGGTCGCCGACCGTCTGGCGCGTGATTACGAATTTGCGCCATGGCGTGCAAAATTTTCCGCTGAACTCGCGGAAGGCGAAATCATGGGCAACCGTGCCCTGCTGCTCAAGCCCCAGACTTATATGAACTGTTCGGGGCAAGCCGTGGCGCAGACCGCTCGGTTTTACAAGATTCCGGCTTCCCGCATCGTCGTGCTGCACGACGAACTCGATCTGCCGTTGGGCCGCGTACGCACCAAAACAGGCGGCGGGGCGGCGGGGCATAACGGGCTAAAATCCATAGACGCCGATTTCGGCGATAAAAATTACCATCGCGTGCGCATCGGCATCGGTCATCCCGGCGAAAAGGCGCGGGTGTCGGGTCATGTGCTCTCCGATTTTTCCGCCGCCGAACGTCACGGTGTCGATCTGTTGGTCGCAGGCGTTGCGCGGCATTTCGACCTGCTGCTCGCCGGGCGCGAAAATGATTTCATGACCAAGATATCCGAAGAAACGAAAGGGGCCTGA
- a CDS encoding response regulator transcription factor: MGALAKAHILVVDDDDRIRHLLARYLGQQGYRVSAAADAAAARSLLGMLRFDLAILDVMMPGESGLDLARHIRKTRELPVLMLTAMGETGDRIAGLEAGADDYLPKPFEPRELLLRIAAIMRRAAPPEKPPASARLAVGPWVFDAGARCLYDADGQAVALTNNEVALLAVLAEKPGLPVRREALAASLGLSGNDRTIDVQVTRLRRKLGDDPKLPMMVQTVRGQGYLLRARPETETAAEGGAA, translated from the coding sequence ATGGGCGCTCTGGCAAAAGCGCATATCCTGGTGGTCGACGACGACGACCGCATCCGCCATCTTCTGGCCCGCTATCTGGGACAGCAGGGGTATCGGGTGTCGGCCGCCGCGGATGCCGCTGCGGCGCGTAGCTTGCTGGGAATGCTACGCTTCGACCTTGCCATCCTCGACGTCATGATGCCGGGTGAAAGCGGCCTCGATCTTGCCCGCCACATCCGCAAGACCCGCGAATTGCCGGTCTTGATGCTTACAGCCATGGGCGAAACCGGCGACCGCATCGCGGGGCTTGAGGCCGGGGCCGACGATTACCTGCCCAAACCGTTTGAACCGCGCGAATTGCTGTTGCGCATCGCCGCGATCATGCGCCGCGCCGCGCCGCCCGAAAAGCCGCCTGCCTCTGCGCGTCTGGCGGTGGGACCGTGGGTTTTCGATGCAGGCGCGCGCTGCCTGTACGATGCCGACGGTCAGGCGGTGGCGCTGACCAATAACGAGGTCGCGCTTCTGGCCGTTCTGGCTGAAAAACCTGGCCTACCGGTGCGGCGCGAGGCACTGGCCGCCTCGCTGGGATTAAGCGGCAACGACCGCACCATCGACGTACAGGTGACGCGCCTGCGCCGCAAGCTGGGGGATGACCCGAAACTGCCGATGATGGTCCAGACCGTGCGCGGGCAGGGGTATCTGCTGCGCGCCCGGCCAGAAACCGAAACCGCGGCGGAAGGGGGCGCGGCATGA
- a CDS encoding tRNA-binding protein, with product MSAQATIDDFLKLDVRVGTVTDVQPFPEARKPAFKVWVDFGPEIGIKKSSVQVTQNYTPETLVGRQVAAVVNFPPRQIGPFLSEILILGFPDENGFVVLVQPSKPVPNGGRLY from the coding sequence ATGAGCGCGCAGGCGACAATCGACGATTTTCTTAAACTGGACGTTCGTGTCGGCACCGTCACGGACGTCCAGCCTTTTCCGGAGGCACGCAAACCCGCCTTCAAGGTTTGGGTCGATTTCGGGCCTGAAATCGGGATCAAAAAGAGCTCGGTCCAGGTTACGCAGAATTACACGCCGGAAACGCTTGTCGGGCGGCAGGTCGCGGCGGTCGTCAATTTCCCGCCGCGGCAGATCGGCCCATTTCTTTCGGAAATTTTGATTCTGGGCTTTCCTGACGAAAACGGGTTCGTGGTTTTGGTCCAGCCTTCAAAGCCCGTGCCGAATGGCGGACGTTTATATTAG
- a CDS encoding ABC transporter permease gives MPPTPAAAPAPATPLDPMIVRGVNWIGLYTMTMKEVRRFAKVYWQTVIAPVINTALYYVVFSVAFGTQNRGVVEGEPYLTFLLPGLLMMGMAQNAFANTSSSLMIAKVQGSIVDVLMPPLSAGELLTGYVAGGVLRGICVGLASVLVMVPFAHLPLANPILIVVYGLLGSVFMALLGVLAGIWAEKFDHMAAVTNFVIMPLTMLSGTFYSATRLAHGWMALAHANPFFYMIDGFRAGFIGHADMPLGIGMVMLSALCVALWLVAYLLLKSGYKIRA, from the coding sequence ATGCCACCCACGCCTGCCGCCGCTCCCGCTCCTGCCACGCCACTGGACCCTATGATCGTTCGTGGCGTCAACTGGATCGGCCTGTACACGATGACGATGAAGGAGGTGCGCCGTTTCGCCAAGGTCTACTGGCAGACCGTGATCGCTCCTGTCATCAACACCGCCCTGTATTACGTGGTATTTTCCGTTGCCTTCGGGACGCAGAACAGGGGAGTGGTGGAAGGCGAACCATATTTGACCTTCCTTTTGCCCGGCCTGCTGATGATGGGCATGGCGCAGAACGCGTTCGCCAATACATCGTCCTCGTTGATGATCGCCAAGGTTCAGGGGTCGATCGTCGACGTGCTGATGCCGCCGTTATCGGCGGGTGAGCTGCTGACGGGCTATGTCGCGGGCGGGGTATTGCGCGGGATATGCGTGGGTCTGGCAAGCGTGCTGGTGATGGTGCCTTTCGCGCATTTGCCGCTGGCGAATCCGATTCTGATCGTGGTCTATGGCCTGCTGGGGTCCGTGTTCATGGCGCTTTTGGGCGTACTGGCCGGCATCTGGGCCGAGAAATTCGACCACATGGCCGCGGTGACCAATTTCGTCATCATGCCGCTGACCATGCTTTCGGGGACATTTTATTCGGCCACGCGTCTTGCGCATGGCTGGATGGCGCTTGCCCATGCCAATCCGTTTTTTTACATGATCGACGGTTTCCGCGCCGGTTTCATCGGCCATGCCGATATGCCGCTGGGCATCGGGATGGTGATGCTTTCCGCCCTGTGCGTGGCGTTGTGGCTTGTGGCCTATCTTTTGCTGAAATCGGGCTATAAGATCCGCGCATGA
- a CDS encoding GNAT family N-acetyltransferase encodes MSMTIEPYIDADYPEVWALHLKTIAENDGFAKNLSFHSDFQNIPKIYDAFFVLRVDDVLAGMVAFKPDGEIKRLQVASACQGRGYGHMLMERVIDHAKARGMKRVHLDVSAPNRAAFALYLKMGFVITRTDRIEYGPDHEAFDMTFMELAIS; translated from the coding sequence ATGAGTATGACGATCGAACCATATATCGACGCGGATTACCCGGAAGTCTGGGCGCTGCACCTGAAAACCATCGCGGAAAACGACGGGTTTGCCAAAAACCTGTCTTTCCATTCCGACTTCCAGAACATCCCAAAGATCTATGACGCCTTTTTCGTTTTGCGCGTGGACGACGTACTGGCGGGCATGGTCGCGTTCAAACCGGATGGTGAAATCAAACGCCTTCAGGTCGCAAGCGCCTGTCAGGGCCGGGGATATGGCCACATGTTGATGGAGCGTGTGATAGACCACGCGAAAGCCCGTGGTATGAAACGCGTGCATCTGGATGTATCCGCGCCCAACCGTGCCGCCTTTGCGTTGTATCTGAAAATGGGATTTGTCATTACGCGCACGGACCGTATCGAATACGGACCCGACCACGAAGCCTTCGACATGACATTCATGGAACTGGCGATTTCCTAA
- the ychF gene encoding redox-regulated ATPase YchF: MGFNCGIVGLPNVGKSTLFNALTATAAAQAANFPFCTIEPNVGRVAVPDTRLDMLAGLGGSQKTVPSQLEFVDIAGLVKGASQGQGLGNQFLANIRETDAILHVLRCFEDADIVHVEGSTDPIRDADTIETELMLADLESIEKQIGNTAKKAKGGDRAAADMMAVMEPVKKALEEGRPARTVKLDDTQKPLLRQLHLITAKPQLYVCNVKESDAATGNEWTRKVEARAQAEGTKAVVICAQIESEIAQMTDPAEKKEFLDSMGLAEAGLDKIIRAGHAMLGLQTYFTVGPKEARAWTVRVGAKAPEAAGVIHSDFERGFIKAEVIAFADYVACKGETGAKESGKMRQEGKDYVVHDGDVMLFRFNV, from the coding sequence ATGGGCTTTAACTGTGGCATCGTCGGCCTGCCCAATGTCGGCAAATCCACCCTGTTCAACGCGCTGACCGCAACTGCCGCGGCGCAGGCCGCGAATTTCCCGTTCTGCACCATCGAACCCAATGTCGGCCGTGTCGCGGTTCCGGACACGCGGCTTGATATGCTTGCCGGGCTTGGCGGCAGCCAGAAGACCGTGCCAAGCCAGCTTGAATTCGTCGACATCGCGGGGCTGGTGAAAGGCGCGAGTCAGGGGCAGGGGCTGGGTAATCAGTTTCTTGCCAATATCCGTGAAACCGATGCGATCCTGCACGTCCTGCGCTGTTTCGAGGACGCGGACATCGTCCATGTCGAAGGTTCGACCGATCCGATCCGCGATGCCGACACCATTGAAACCGAATTGATGCTGGCCGATTTGGAAAGCATCGAAAAACAGATCGGCAACACGGCTAAAAAGGCAAAGGGTGGCGACCGCGCCGCCGCCGACATGATGGCGGTGATGGAGCCGGTGAAAAAGGCGCTGGAGGAAGGGCGCCCCGCCCGGACGGTCAAACTGGACGACACGCAAAAACCGTTGCTGCGCCAACTGCACCTGATCACGGCCAAGCCGCAATTATACGTGTGCAACGTCAAGGAATCCGACGCTGCCACGGGCAACGAATGGACCCGGAAGGTCGAGGCGCGCGCACAGGCCGAAGGCACGAAGGCGGTCGTGATCTGCGCCCAGATCGAATCCGAAATCGCCCAGATGACAGACCCGGCGGAAAAGAAAGAATTTCTGGACAGTATGGGCCTGGCCGAGGCGGGCTTGGACAAAATCATCCGCGCGGGGCATGCAATGCTGGGGCTTCAGACCTATTTCACCGTGGGCCCGAAAGAGGCCCGGGCCTGGACCGTGCGCGTCGGCGCGAAGGCGCCGGAGGCCGCGGGCGTGATCCATTCCGATTTCGAACGCGGATTCATCAAGGCCGAGGTCATTGCCTTCGCCGACTACGTCGCCTGCAAGGGCGAAACGGGCGCGAAGGAATCCGGAAAAATGCGTCAGGAAGGCAAGGACTACGTCGTCCACGACGGCGACGTCATGCTGTTCCGGTTTAACGTCTGA
- a CDS encoding branched-chain amino acid aminotransferase, with amino-acid sequence MTVIPFDQRDGFIWVDGQMVPWKEAKIHFLTHALHYGSCVFEGIRAYNGKPFKLTEHNQRLHRSAQILDMDIPFDVATLDRACRDVLASNGMTDAYLRPAAWRGAEMMGIAGTGTRVHVAIACWKWGKYYSPELLEKGVSLHQSKWAKPAHNTAPTESKAAGLYMIGTLARHEAEAAGFNDALMLDWRGLVAESSGANLFIVKDGVLKTPVPDCFLNGITRQTVMQIARDAGIRVEETRITLDDLWAADEVFLTGTAAEITPVGRIDSHQFTVGPVTRQLHKSYEEAVYA; translated from the coding sequence ATGACTGTCATTCCTTTCGATCAACGCGACGGCTTTATCTGGGTCGACGGCCAGATGGTGCCGTGGAAGGAGGCCAAGATCCATTTCCTGACCCACGCCCTGCATTACGGGTCGTGCGTGTTCGAGGGAATCCGCGCCTATAACGGCAAGCCCTTCAAACTGACCGAGCACAACCAGCGCCTGCACCGTTCGGCCCAGATACTGGATATGGATATCCCTTTCGACGTCGCAACGCTGGACCGGGCCTGCCGCGACGTGCTGGCCAGCAACGGCATGACCGACGCCTATCTGCGTCCGGCAGCGTGGCGCGGGGCCGAGATGATGGGCATCGCCGGCACCGGCACCCGCGTTCATGTCGCCATCGCGTGCTGGAAATGGGGTAAATATTATTCGCCGGAGCTGCTGGAAAAAGGCGTGTCCCTGCACCAATCGAAATGGGCCAAACCCGCCCACAACACCGCGCCGACGGAATCGAAGGCGGCGGGCCTGTACATGATCGGCACGCTGGCACGGCATGAGGCCGAGGCCGCCGGGTTCAACGACGCGTTGATGCTCGACTGGCGCGGACTGGTCGCCGAATCCTCCGGCGCCAACCTGTTCATCGTCAAGGACGGCGTTCTTAAAACCCCGGTGCCGGATTGCTTTCTTAACGGCATCACGCGCCAGACAGTGATGCAGATTGCCAGAGATGCCGGGATCAGGGTTGAAGAAACGCGCATCACGCTTGACGATCTGTGGGCCGCGGACGAGGTGTTTTTGACCGGCACCGCCGCTGAAATCACACCAGTCGGGCGCATCGATTCCCACCAATTCACGGTGGGTCCAGTGACCCGGCAGCTACATAAATCATACGAAGAAGCCGTTTACGCCTGA
- a CDS encoding 50S ribosomal protein L25/general stress protein Ctc yields the protein MTADKREGSGKGTARAVRRTNRIPAVIYGGNKEPVLISMDEKPLTYEYHRGHLFTVLCDLSVAGEKHLVIARDLQRDPVSDRIIHADFLRVTERTVISVDVPVHFEGQAENAAIKAGATLTVVNHEIPLMCPANAIPESITIDIGDEPVGHSFKLADIKLPQGAKPGVNDAASFTVATISAPRVEEVIAAEAPTAGEVPATNVAPDEAKDAKKDEKK from the coding sequence ATGACGGCCGACAAACGCGAGGGGTCAGGCAAGGGGACCGCCCGCGCTGTTCGCCGTACGAACCGCATTCCCGCCGTCATCTATGGCGGCAACAAGGAACCCGTGCTGATCAGCATGGATGAAAAACCGCTGACCTATGAATATCACAGGGGTCACCTGTTCACCGTGCTGTGCGACCTGTCCGTCGCCGGCGAAAAGCATCTGGTCATCGCGCGCGACCTGCAACGCGACCCGGTTTCCGACCGTATCATCCACGCCGATTTTCTGCGCGTGACCGAACGCACGGTCATCAGCGTGGACGTGCCAGTCCACTTCGAAGGCCAGGCCGAAAACGCCGCCATCAAGGCCGGCGCGACCCTGACCGTGGTCAACCACGAAATCCCGTTGATGTGCCCGGCCAACGCGATCCCGGAATCCATCACCATCGATATCGGCGACGAGCCCGTGGGCCATTCCTTCAAACTGGCGGACATCAAACTGCCGCAGGGCGCGAAGCCCGGCGTCAACGACGCCGCTTCGTTCACCGTCGCCACCATTTCCGCGCCGCGTGTCGAGGAAGTGATCGCGGCCGAGGCGCCGACGGCGGGTGAGGTCCCGGCGACCAATGTCGCTCCGGACGAAGCCAAGGACGCCAAGAAGGACGAGAAAAAGTAA
- a CDS encoding phasin family protein has product MVRSFFDPSMIKQMMPKQGLSAAPAFDLKQLMETQRKNVQAMTDAIQLGMEGVQHALSRQAEMMGRMVQDNSTLASALMAEGTPEQKVQRHADMMRKSYENTIRNAREVSDIIAKSGEEAAEIINRRVSATLAEFKSAFDRDTSAADATDEAPRASTAKPKKPAKAARRKA; this is encoded by the coding sequence ATGGTCCGTTCCTTTTTCGATCCGTCGATGATCAAACAAATGATGCCCAAACAGGGTTTGAGCGCCGCGCCTGCGTTCGACCTCAAGCAACTCATGGAAACGCAACGCAAAAACGTGCAGGCGATGACCGACGCCATCCAGCTTGGCATGGAGGGGGTGCAACACGCGCTTTCGCGTCAGGCCGAAATGATGGGCCGGATGGTGCAGGACAATTCCACCCTCGCAAGCGCCCTGATGGCCGAAGGCACGCCGGAACAAAAGGTCCAACGCCATGCCGACATGATGCGTAAATCCTATGAGAACACCATCCGCAACGCGCGCGAAGTTTCGGATATCATCGCCAAATCGGGCGAGGAAGCGGCCGAGATCATTAACCGCCGCGTTTCCGCGACGCTGGCCGAATTCAAATCGGCGTTCGATCGCGACACCAGCGCCGCCGACGCCACGGACGAAGCCCCGCGCGCCAGCACGGCCAAGCCGAAAAAGCCCGCCAAGGCCGCACGCCGCAAGGCATGA
- a CDS encoding RecX family transcriptional regulator translates to MDQDKPKTDRVKRRKTPRKLSETYLRNAALYYLQRHPASVTHFLTVMGRKIDRSARAHHGQDVEAMRAFLRGTLVAEMERAGFLNDAQYAAALAASYRRRGLPERSVVMKLRQKGVEAPPPPEGHDEIAAAHLYARRKRLGPYATRARDPQKDLAAMARAGFSYDVCKNVLAGGLEDTPDDF, encoded by the coding sequence ATGGACCAAGATAAGCCAAAAACCGATCGGGTCAAACGCCGCAAAACCCCGCGCAAGCTTTCCGAAACCTATCTGCGGAACGCGGCGTTGTATTACCTGCAACGACATCCGGCATCGGTCACCCATTTCCTGACCGTGATGGGCCGCAAGATCGACCGGTCGGCGCGCGCCCATCACGGTCAGGACGTGGAGGCGATGCGCGCCTTTTTGCGCGGCACACTGGTCGCGGAGATGGAACGCGCGGGATTTTTAAACGATGCGCAATACGCCGCGGCGCTGGCCGCCAGCTATCGCCGCCGCGGATTGCCCGAACGCAGCGTCGTCATGAAGCTGCGACAAAAGGGCGTGGAGGCGCCGCCCCCGCCCGAAGGACACGACGAAATTGCGGCCGCACATCTTTACGCGCGGCGCAAGCGCCTTGGCCCCTATGCAACGCGGGCGCGCGACCCGCAAAAAGATCTGGCCGCCATGGCGCGGGCCGGGTTTTCCTATGACGTCTGCAAAAACGTGCTGGCAGGCGGACTTGAAGATACGCCGGATGATTTCTGA
- a CDS encoding ATP-binding protein, whose translation MRRIRRLRDVMPRGLFGRTVLIILLPVLIAQALSTYIFFDRHWTRMTERLAYAVAGEIAAVSDQIEGSPRDHGTIEILKGLMAKHLDELVTFARGEKDPNLLTDAGTGPGLGDTLARALAAQVRRPFSVDVDMDHKNIDVVVQLKDGLLHVSMPQRRMYDSSGYIFVLWLNGLALIFFMIAIVFMRNQIRPIRRLAIAAERFGKGAHVQSFRPSGAREVRRATEAFFSMKDRITRAVQQRTAMLAGVSHDLRTPLTRMKLQLEMMPPSPDSDALRADIQDMEAMVEGYLAFMRGEGDEDARPADLVPLLERICANARRQGFAATLDAPQVLTLEIRAGALERALANIVDNARKYAHAAHMTLGADEDSGWVRLVIDDDGPGIPPERYDDVFKPFYRIESSRSQKTGGLGLGMAIAQDIILGHGGRIQLDRAPTGGLRVIIHLPL comes from the coding sequence ATGAGACGCATCCGCCGTCTGCGCGACGTGATGCCGCGCGGCCTGTTCGGCCGCACGGTGCTGATCATCCTGCTCCCGGTTTTGATCGCGCAGGCGCTTTCGACCTATATCTTTTTTGACCGGCACTGGACGCGCATGACCGAGCGTCTGGCCTATGCCGTGGCAGGCGAGATCGCGGCGGTCAGCGACCAGATCGAGGGCAGCCCCCGCGACCACGGCACGATCGAAATCCTCAAGGGCCTGATGGCAAAACACCTTGACGAACTGGTGACCTTCGCGCGTGGGGAAAAAGACCCGAACCTTTTGACCGACGCGGGCACGGGGCCGGGGCTGGGCGACACGTTGGCCCGCGCGCTGGCGGCGCAGGTGCGCAGGCCGTTTTCGGTCGATGTCGATATGGATCATAAAAACATCGACGTGGTGGTGCAGCTGAAGGATGGGCTGCTGCACGTTTCGATGCCGCAACGGCGCATGTACGACTCGTCGGGTTACATTTTCGTGCTCTGGCTCAATGGTCTGGCGCTGATCTTTTTCATGATTGCGATCGTCTTCATGCGTAACCAGATCCGCCCGATCCGCAGGCTTGCGATCGCCGCCGAACGTTTCGGCAAGGGCGCGCACGTCCAGTCCTTCCGCCCCTCCGGCGCGCGCGAGGTACGCCGCGCGACCGAGGCGTTTTTCAGCATGAAGGACCGCATCACCCGCGCGGTCCAGCAGCGCACGGCGATGCTGGCCGGGGTCAGCCACGATTTGCGCACGCCATTGACGCGCATGAAACTGCAACTGGAAATGATGCCGCCTTCGCCCGACAGCGATGCGCTGCGCGCCGATATTCAGGATATGGAGGCGATGGTCGAAGGCTATCTTGCCTTTATGCGCGGCGAGGGGGACGAGGACGCGCGCCCCGCCGATTTGGTGCCGCTGCTTGAACGCATCTGCGCCAACGCCAGGCGTCAGGGATTCGCCGCGACGCTTGACGCGCCGCAGGTTCTCACTCTTGAAATCCGTGCGGGTGCCCTTGAACGCGCGCTTGCCAACATCGTCGATAACGCGCGTAAATACGCCCATGCGGCACATATGACCCTTGGCGCAGACGAGGATTCGGGCTGGGTCCGGCTTGTCATCGACGACGATGGCCCCGGCATTCCGCCCGAACGCTATGACGATGTCTTCAAGCCGTTTTACCGCATCGAATCTTCGCGTAGCCAAAAAACCGGCGGCCTCGGCCTTGGCATGGCGATCGCGCAGGACATCATCCTCGGCCATGGCGGCCGCATCCAGCTTGACCGCGCGCCCACGGGCGGCCTGCGCGTCATCATCCATCTGCCGTTATGA
- a CDS encoding PAS domain S-box protein → MKGKAGASPASARAKGAPARALPLPRRGRSSLTQLLIFLNGLILTITAFITLTVFIAQMRADDVRATTGQIRQTVESGFTAMQAALDAAIQANDLAGNTARADLEPLIPNSDLFSAIAIYARDKSGGWTMHRVYGDMDVPPSQTMLERAGPKMPLQAYGDESERTLDPSVKIDGLGSRPLIVLRAVINADKSVRVVAGVTQLGAALERTAMLSDESIRRLIVRDGNTGVRLLQLDRRNQTDPEQEKTFIPLHVSVESWTEKLGATNFDVAIELRENTRMAFISHVPFLLLLFGLTLTMIGTLYVRNNHRQSLRLGAMNHALTTKNLELKNQIDESSRLYETLQRSEREYRAVIDAVSDIIFETDGAGNLLFVNATWEKVTGFAIAHSLGRDLFDLIHPADQEGQRRGFLNLVRKQGAEARGITRLQTADGKYRAVELAFSMVRTDNMRMTRVVGTITDVEERRRAERALAETEKKYRTIVENAAGGIYQIAADGRILSANPALARILGYASPTDMIRAVDDFGGLYADPRARLRYEQDLENYGVIRNCESTIRRADGEVIWISENARIVRDDEGKTLYYEGAIEDITQRKTAEKGLHQAKLQSDLANRAKSEFLANMSHELRTPLNAIIGFSEIIHNQAMGEIQNPAYVDYAGDINDSGRRLLSIINDILDISRIEAGERNLNETLFRVEATAATCISLLGAKAEAARVTIINNLKDDMPKVIGEELAFKQMFMNLLSNAIKFTPPEGRVTLDWDWAGPQGDLRVSITDTGIGMDEKEIETALSPFGQVESAFSRSNSGTGLGLTLVNALIEMHEGKFELLSRKGVGTTATLVIPARRVAQATVAQSPAAAAAAQDK, encoded by the coding sequence ATGAAAGGCAAAGCCGGCGCCAGCCCGGCCAGTGCCCGCGCCAAAGGGGCGCCTGCGCGCGCGCTGCCACTGCCTCGGCGCGGCCGCAGCAGTCTGACCCAGCTTCTGATCTTCCTCAACGGACTGATCCTGACCATCACCGCCTTTATCACGCTGACGGTCTTTATCGCGCAGATGCGCGCGGACGATGTCCGCGCCACGACCGGCCAGATCCGCCAGACGGTGGAATCCGGTTTTACCGCGATGCAAGCCGCGCTTGATGCCGCGATCCAGGCAAACGATCTGGCGGGCAATACCGCGAGGGCAGATCTTGAACCCCTGATCCCGAACAGCGACTTATTTTCCGCGATCGCGATCTATGCCCGTGACAAGAGCGGCGGTTGGACCATGCACCGGGTGTATGGTGACATGGATGTGCCGCCGTCCCAGACGATGCTGGAGCGCGCCGGTCCGAAAATGCCGCTGCAGGCCTATGGCGATGAAAGCGAACGCACGCTTGACCCGTCCGTCAAAATCGACGGGCTGGGTAGCCGCCCGTTGATCGTATTGCGCGCCGTGATCAATGCCGACAAATCCGTGCGCGTCGTCGCCGGTGTCACCCAGTTGGGTGCTGCGCTTGAGCGCACGGCGATGCTTTCCGACGAATCGATCCGTCGCCTGATCGTCCGTGACGGCAATACCGGTGTGCGCCTTCTTCAACTCGATCGACGCAATCAAACCGACCCGGAACAGGAAAAAACCTTCATTCCGCTGCACGTCAGCGTCGAAAGTTGGACCGAAAAACTGGGCGCCACCAATTTCGACGTTGCGATCGAATTGCGCGAAAACACCCGCATGGCCTTTATCAGCCATGTGCCGTTCCTGTTGCTGCTCTTCGGTCTGACGTTGACCATGATCGGCACGTTGTATGTGCGTAACAACCATCGCCAGTCGCTGCGTCTGGGCGCGATGAACCACGCCTTGACCACCAAGAACCTGGAACTCAAGAACCAGATCGATGAATCAAGCCGCCTATACGAAACCCTGCAAAGGTCCGAGCGTGAATACCGCGCGGTGATCGACGCCGTATCCGACATTATTTTTGAAACCGACGGTGCGGGCAATCTGCTGTTCGTCAACGCGACCTGGGAAAAGGTCACTGGATTCGCGATCGCGCATTCGTTGGGTCGCGATTTATTCGACTTGATCCACCCCGCGGATCAGGAAGGCCAGCGCCGCGGCTTCCTCAACCTCGTGCGCAAGCAGGGGGCCGAGGCGCGCGGCATCACCCGCCTTCAGACGGCGGATGGAAAATACCGCGCGGTCGAACTGGCGTTTTCAATGGTCCGCACCGACAATATGCGTATGACCCGCGTCGTCGGCACCATCACGGATGTCGAGGAACGTCGCCGCGCCGAACGCGCCCTGGCCGAAACGGAAAAGAAATACCGCACCATCGTCGAAAACGCGGCGGGCGGCATTTATCAGATCGCGGCGGATGGGCGCATCCTGTCGGCCAACCCGGCGCTGGCACGCATTCTAGGCTATGCTTCGCCGACAGATATGATCCGTGCGGTCGATGATTTCGGGGGACTTTACGCTGATCCGCGCGCGCGCCTGCGCTATGAACAGGATCTTGAGAATTACGGCGTCATCCGCAATTGCGAATCCACGATCCGTCGCGCCGACGGCGAGGTGATCTGGATCTCGGAAAACGCGCGCATCGTGCGCGACGACGAGGGCAAGACCCTGTATTACGAGGGAGCTATCGAAGACATCACCCAGCGAAAGACCGCCGAAAAAGGCTTGCATCAGGCCAAGCTGCAATCCGACCTTGCCAACCGTGCGAAGTCCGAATTCCTTGCCAACATGAGCCACGAACTGCGCACGCCGCTCAATGCGATCATCGGTTTTTCTGAGATCATTCACAATCAGGCGATGGGCGAGATCCAGAATCCGGCCTACGTCGATTACGCAGGCGATATCAACGATTCCGGCCGCCGTCTGCTATCCATCATCAACGACATTCTGGACATTTCGCGCATCGAGGCGGGCGAGCGCAACCTGAACGAAACCCTGTTCCGCGTCGAGGCGACGGCCGCGACCTGCATCAGTCTGCTGGGCGCCAAGGCCGAGGCCGCGCGCGTCACGATCATAAACAATCTGAAGGACGACATGCCGAAAGTGATCGGCGAGGAACTGGCCTTCAAGCAGATGTTCATGAACCTGCTTTCCAACGCGATCAAGTTCACGCCGCCCGAAGGCCGTGTGACGCTGGATTGGGACTGGGCGGGGCCGCAGGGCGATCTGCGCGTGTCGATCACCGATACCGGAATCGGCATGGACGAAAAGGAAATCGAAACCGCCCTTTCGCCGTTCGGTCAGGTGGAAAGCGCCTTCTCGCGCAGCAATTCCGGCACCGGTCTGGGCCTGACGCTGGTCAACGCGCTGATCGAGATGCACGAAGGGAAGTTCGAGCTTCTCAGCCGCAAGGGCGTCGGCACCACGGCGACATTGGTCATCCCCGCCCGCCGTGTCGCGCAGGCGACGGTCGCGCAAAGCCCCGCTGCCGCCGCTGCGGCGCAGGACAAATAA